A stretch of Capricornis sumatraensis isolate serow.1 chromosome 10, serow.2, whole genome shotgun sequence DNA encodes these proteins:
- the LRRN1 gene encoding leucine-rich repeat neuronal protein 1, whose translation MARMSFVLAAYQMVLSLLMTSLTGSSLQSSECPQLCVCEIRPWFTPQSTYREATTVDCNDLRLTRIPSNLSSDTQVLLLQSNNIAKTVDELQQLFNLTELDFSQNNFTNIKEVGLANLTQLTTLHLEENQITEMNDYCLQDLSNLQELYINHNQISTISANAFSGLKNLLRLHLNSNKLKVIDSRWFDSTPNLEILMIGENPVIGILDMNFKPLSNLRSLVLAGMYLTDIPGNALVGLDSLESLSFYDNKLVKVPQLALQKVPNLKFLDLNKNPIHKIQEGDFKNMLRLKELGINNMGELVSVDRYALDNLPELTKLEATNNPKLSYIHRLAFRSVPALESLMLNNNALNAVYQKTVESLPNLREISIHSNPLRCDCVIHWINSNKTNIRFMEPLSMFCAMPPEYRGQQVKEVLIQDSNEQCLPMISHDTFPNHLNMDIGTTVFLDCRAMAEPEPEIYWVTPLGNKITVETLSEKYKLSSEGTLEISKIQIEDSGRYTCVAQNVEGADTRVVMIKVNGTLLDGTQVLKIYVKQTESHSILVSWKVNSNVMTSNLKWSSATMKIDNPHITYTARVPVDVHEYNLTHLQPSTDYEVCLTVSNIHQQTQKSCVNVTTKNAAFALDISDQETSTALAAVMGSMFAVISLASIAVYVAKRFKRKNYHHSLKKYMQKTSSIPLNELYPPLINLWEGDSEKDKDGTAETKPTQVDTSRSYYMW comes from the coding sequence ATGGCTAGGATGAGCTTTGTTTTAGCAGCTTACCAGATGGTGCTGAGCTTGCTCATGACTTCATTAACTGGGTCTTCCCTACAAAGTAGTGAGTGTCCACAACTTTGTGTATGTGAAATTAGGCCCTGGTTTACCCCTCAGTCAACATACAGAGAAGCCACCACTGTTGACTGCAATGATCTCCGCTTAACAAGGATTCCCAGCAACCTTTCCAGTGACACTCAAGTGCTTCTCTTACAGAGCAATAACATCGCCAAGACTGTGGATGAGCTACAGCAGCTTTTCAACCTGACAGAGCTAGATTTCTCCCAAAACAACTTTACAAATATTAAGGAGGTAGGGCTAGCAAACCTGACCCAGCTCACCACTCTACATCTGGAGGAAAATCAGATTACGGAAATGAATGATTATTGTCTACAAGACCTCAGCAACCTTCAAGAACTCTACATCAACCATAACCAGATTAGCACTATTTCTGCCAATGCTTTTTCAggcttaaaaaatcttttaaggcTCCACCTGAATTCCAACAAATTGAAAGTGATCGATAGCCGCTGGTTTGATTCCACACCCAACCTGGAAATTCTCATGATTGGGGAAAACCCCGTGATTGGAATTCTGGATATGAACTTCAAACCTCTCTCAAATTTGAGAAGCTTAGTTTTGGCCGGAATGTATCTCACTGATATTCCTGGAAATGCCTTGGTGGGCTTGGATAGCCTCGAGAGTCTGTCATTTTATGATAACAAACTGGTCAAAGTCCCTCAACTTGCCCTGCAAAAAGTTCCTAACTTGAAATTCTTAGACCTCAACAAAAACCCCATCCACAAAATCCAGGAAGGGGACTTCAAAAATATGCTTCGGTTAAAAGAACTGGGGATCAACAATATGGGGGAGCTCGTTTCTGTGGATCGCTATGCCCTGGATAACTTGCCTGAACTCACAAAGTTAGAAGCCACCAATAACCCCAAATTATCTTACATCCACCGCTTGGCTTTTCGAAGTGTTCCTGCCCTAGAGAGCTTGATGTTGAACAACAATGCTCTGAATGCCGTTTATCAAAAGACAGTAGAATCCCTTCCTAATCTGCGTGAGATCAGTATCCACAGCAATCCCCTGAGGTGTGACTGTGTCATCCACTGGATTAACTCCAATAAGACAAACATCCGCTTCATGGAGCCCTTGTCTATGTTCTGTGCCATGCCACCTGAATACAGAGGGCAACAGGTAAAGGAAGTTTTAATCCAGGATTCCAATGAGCAGTGCCTCCCAATGATATCTCATGACACATTTCCAAATCATTTAAACATGGATATTGGCACAACAGTTTTCCTAGACTGTCGGGCCATGGCTGAGCCAGAACCTGAAATATACTGGGTCACTCCCCTGGGGAATAAGATAACTGTGGAAACCCTTTCAGAGAAATATAAGCTAAGTAGTGAAGGTACATTGGAAATATCTAAAATACAGATTGAAGACTCAGGAAGATACACTTGTGTTGCCCAGAATGTGGAAGGGGCAGACACTCGAGTGGTGATGATTAAGGTTAATGGAACCCTTCTGGATGGTACCCAGGTGCTGAAAATATATGTCAAGCAGACAGAATCTCATTCCATTTTAGTGTCCTGGAAAGTCAATTCCAATGTCATGACATCAAACTTAAAATGGTCATCTGCCACCATGAAGATTGACAACCCCCACATAACATACACTGCCAGGGTCCCGGTAGATGTTCACGAATACAACCTAACACATCTGCAGCCTTCCACAGATTATGAAGTGTGTCTCACAGTGTCCAATATTCATCAGCAGACTCAAAAGTCATGTGTTAATGTCACAACCAAAAATGCTGCCTTTGCACTGGACATTTCTGATCAAGAAACCAGTACAGCCCTTGCTGCAGTAATGGGGTCCATGTTTGCCGTCATTAGCCTTGCGTCCATTGCTGTGTATGTTGCCAAAAGATTTAAGAGGAAAAACTACCATCATTCATTGAAAAAGTATATGCAAAAAACCTCTTCCATCCCACTAAATGAGCTGTACCCACCGCTCATTAACCTCTGGGAAGGTGACAGCGAGAAAGACAAAGATGGTACTGCAGAAACCAAGCCAACCCAAGTTGACACATCCAGAAGCTATTACATGTGGTAA